The nucleotide window GATACCTTGCACGtcctttctgtttcttctctcCAATAAAAACGCCGCCTGATAGTTTGAATTCTTTAATTAGGGCTAAGAGTCATAACTAGATTTAAAtacaattaaatataaataacaCTAGAAGTGGGTAATTAGTTTATGAAAATAATAAATattcttattaattatttatttaagttttgacttttgtatTTTTGACAATTAAAAAGATATATaaagttatttaatattttaggggtataaaaataaaaaatttcagttaTGGTGAGCAAATCCTCTTCTCTTAAATATAGTATAGAAGACAATATTTGTCAAAGATATAACATAGCACTCGTGGCATCAGCATCACTGTTGTACACTAGGTGTAGAGAATTGTgtatttcttttaaattttatttttattttttaagataACATAATTTAAAAACTACAAACTATACTTCTCTCTTCGCCTCttgataatttttgttttgttctttttttgtttttcataattTTGCTCTAGTAAGTGATATCTATTGTGCTCCAATTTTCATGTATGTAAATATGTAGCAATTACATATTTAAGAATTTATAACTCTAATTAAAATacaagaaaattttctttgaaaaccAATTAAAAAGAAGTCTATTAATAATGTTGCGTTGTGCGGTGAGCACAAGATAGCTCTTCTAAGACAGAGAGAAAAactaggagagagagagagagagagatggaggaaGCAAAGGGAGTGGTGAAGCATGTAGTGCTAGCCAAGTTCAAAGAAGGAGTCTCTGAGTCTCAGATTGACCAACTAATCAAAGGCTATGCCAACCTCGTCAATCTCATTGATCCCATGGAGTCCTTCCACTGGTACCCACTATACTATTTTCCTTAACACTCACTTGTGATATGGTTTTTGAATCTCAGATCTTCAACTGATGAAGATTCTCGTTGATTTTCAAAAGTCCAATCCTTTTGGGTTTAGCTTGCTTTGTTGATCCAATGtaggaatcaaatcaaaagctAAGACCTTTTGGCACCAATAGCCAAAATTAATCCCCTATTTTTCTGAGAGGAACAAAATCACTGAAAGTTTGATGCCTAAAAAGGATTTGAGTACTACTAGACGGGTTCAAGCATCGAAGTTTAGCTAAATTTGTACTTAAAATGGGAGCTGAGTTTTTGCCAGAAACTCAAATTCTAGCTTAACCCCGGCTGGTGTTGCCAGTTTCACTATTTTCATATTTGGTATAAAATTGTGGGAAACTGGGAATGACATAATCCCAAATTTCCAGCTATTGTAGGTGGACGTAAAACATTTTGATCAAGTAGTTCCTCTAACTGAAAGGCCAATCATTGACACTGATAAAGTTCTTTAGCTTTCATGGGATTTTAGACATGACTGACTATCTTACTTGTCTTGAAGTCCTGCATCTTAAAACTTTTTCACAACAAGTGCACTCTTGAATTTTTTTCAGGGGTTAGAGAAGTTTCTGTTAATTAGCATGTCTGCATATGTACTTATTATAATTTTATGAATGATATGTGATCAGGGGAAAGGACTTGAGCATTGAGAACCTGCATCAAGGTTTCACTCATATCTTCGAGTCCAGCTTTAAGAGTACTGAGGCTGTTGCGGAGTATGTAGCTCATCCTGCCCATGTTGAGTTCGCTAACTTGTTCCTCTCCCATTTGGAGAAAGTCCTTGTGTTTGATTACAAACCCACTACAGTTTGTGTCTGAATCTGAAGAACAAAGGTCCCTTTCATCCTGCCTATTGCTCTTAATAAAATTGAACTTATTTTCAATGTACACTTCATTCGAGTGTGTTCGATATGCTTTATGAAAATCACAATAATCAATAATGAAATAGATGGGCTAATATCATTTTGTTGGTTGTGTTTCAATTTTTCACTGTGTTTCTTATTTATGATTTTGATGCTATTGAGTTTGTTTGATATTTGTTATACTCTAATATGGCACTGGTCTAATTGAAGTTACAATATTTTGTGTGGTTCTTGCACTCTTGTGATTTTATTTAATCCAAACTAACTGTAAAGACATTTTCCTATTACATTTTACATAGTAAAACTTCAGAAAAGGCTTATGTTAAGAATTGAGATCATGACAGTGCAGCTCTACATAGCAAAGATTGTATATCCTAAACCTAATGCAATGCCAATATATGGAGGTTTGGAAAGAGCCATGAAGCCCCATGTCCTCGTAAAGCATATGTAATACCCTCTTCTAACAACAACCAAATATAGCATAATGTTGATTATCATTTCACCAGAATCCCAAAAAGAAACAGCTAAAATATTACTAAAGATAGTGGTTAAATCATGACTAGTACTTGCTTATGGCTTCGAATCTGTCTTCACGTGCAAGGCTTACATTATAGTTACCAGACCTGACCTCTTTTTGGCTTCCTTGAGAGCAGCAATGGCTTTATTGTATGGCCTGGAACACAAGTTGTATGCATTCTTCAATTGAGGAATATTTGTTTGCTTTTGCCACTTGATTGTTTGCTGGCTCGTCTTTGTAGCATTTGAACATGCAAAGTCTACTCTATAGTGTTCTTGGCAAGGCTGTGAAAGAGGGAATTGATCAAAACATGATTTGAACTCGGAAAGAGTGACTCTGCTATTGGACCAAACATCCTTATCTATGGTAAAAGCATCAGAGGGCGTAGTGGTAGTCAGAACCGAGGAAGACATTAGAACATtgtccaggaaaaaaaaaaaaaaaaacgcattaGCACAATGGAACCTattgagaaagaagaggaaaccattttgtgattttgttgttGGCTTGAACTGATCGAGTGGTACAATTTCATGTACTACTAAAGGGTCTCATCTAGTTCTTCAAGGTGCATTTTGTCATGTTGGAATTTGAAGGTGTTTTTGTAAATACTATAAATTCAATTTAATGCAGTGGAGCAGTTACTTCATTCAGTACGT belongs to Rosa chinensis cultivar Old Blush chromosome 4, RchiOBHm-V2, whole genome shotgun sequence and includes:
- the LOC112198385 gene encoding stress-response A/B barrel domain-containing protein HS1; translation: MEEAKGVVKHVVLAKFKEGVSESQIDQLIKGYANLVNLIDPMESFHWGKDLSIENLHQGFTHIFESSFKSTEAVAEYVAHPAHVEFANLFLSHLEKVLVFDYKPTTVCV